Proteins from one Fragaria vesca subsp. vesca linkage group LG6, FraVesHawaii_1.0, whole genome shotgun sequence genomic window:
- the LOC101302284 gene encoding uncharacterized protein LOC101302284, whose product MEVEKKRSKGGFFNLFDWNGKSRKKLFSSNSESSGSQQGKENVENFSQTQLSRAELDEKGASSSHKGSGEWNCALSVTSDEGGGSRAPGVVARLMGLDSLPTTTVTDSSSTLSIDSHSRRVPHHDRGNPNLWGDFYAMDYMNMPNKLDRVSWNPVESRAQRVQNRPIERFQTEVLPPKSAKSIPVTHHKLLSPIKTPGFIPTKNAAYIMEAAAKMIEASPRASSKSKMSSMRSSIPLKIRDLKEKMEAVPKVSRPEQPKEPSDAKYVKGRPGYKSYNGSDNVPVPKASVDSEKQDYHDIRNRGKAASLAVQAKANVQRKEGSPPFSNRSSTNQKEQNEVKQNELSKSRQSTQRPVHKRTSTVSNKSVLKQNNQKQNCLSNKDRMTSKNVVSNQPTRKLRPTNGSSRPNRTVNKVLVNSDTGSRKMGSMESATGKEFSFSTVKDVSGKIRSASQDFHLEEIVADNGLIGKHERSVKCNVATEGYTNLCTDNRKQDMDVVSFTFTSPLKKSISELQSDGQVVSMSDRFCIDSFSNNDQLYPKHFTFASPGLNVIGGDALSVLLEQKLQELTCKVESSQRNLFGEGTSASSSSSLQDLVSSEVSTASRGKKFELGLLRDNVDGAADFGSLLANANQKLQGPEGTDERSSSSKNSVPGKDFDYQLDPISVFEPSFESGSFTDNRSSANGSESERCSFAQAQDQFNLFSSFEIQPSYSVSELSDLASTWEVSGKNTSRVYGFHSPNQSYDWELEYVQYILSKVDLVLEDFALGDIDHVISPNLFDVLHYQEEYPKLQQKLLFDSVNDSLRNRCKQIVVGSRKAWDQWETLSQRKESLADELYKEISVWRNMGDLMADELVDKDMSTQRGRWLDFEIEAFEEGVEIEKGILSSLVDELVSDFLLY is encoded by the exons ATGGAGGTTGAGAAAAAACGTTCAAAAGGAGGGTTTTTCAACTTATTTGATTGGAATGGCAAATCTCGGAAGAAGCTATTCTCCAGCAATTCTGAATCATCTG GATCACAGCAAGGAAAAGAGAATGTAGAGAATTTCTCACAGACCCAGCTCAGTAGG GCAGAGTTGGATGAGAAAGGAGCAAGTTCAAGTCATAAAGGAAGCGGTGAATGGAATTGTGCTTTGTCGGTGACTAGTGATGAAGGAGGTGGGAGTAGAGCCCCTGGGGTAGTTGCTAGATTAATGGGTCTGGATTCATTGCCAACTACAACGGTTACTGATTCATCTTCTACCTTATCAATTGACTCCCACTCACGTAGAGTACCTCATCATGACAGGGGCAATCCTAATTTGTGGGGTGATTTTTATGCCATGGATTACATGAATATGCCCAACAAGCTGGATAGAGTTTCATGGAATCCTGTAGAATCTAGAGCACAGAGGGTGCAAAACCGGCCAATTGAGAGATTTCAAACAGAAGTCTTGCCTCCAAAATCAGCCAAGTCAATTCCAGTTACTCACCATAAGCTTTTGTCACCTATCAAGACTCCTGGCTTCATCCCAACAAAGAATGCAGCTTACATAATGGAGGCAGCTGCAAAGATGATTGAGGCAAGTCCTAGAGCATCTTCGAAGAGCAAAATGTCATCTATGAGGTCGTCAATTCCCTTGAAAATTCGGGATTTGAAAGAGAAGATGGAAGCTGTGCCTAAAGTATCAAGACCTGAACAGCCCAAGGAACCTAGTGATGCTAAATATGTGAAAGGAAGGCCTGGTTACAAGAGCTATAATGGGTCAGATAATGTACCAGTGCCCAAGGCTTCCGTGGATTCAGAAAAACAGGATTACCATGATATAAGGAATAGGGGTAAAGCAGCATCGCTTGCAGTACAAGCAAAGGCCAATGTTCAGAGGAAGGAAGGTTCCCCTCCTTTCAGTAATAGGAGTTCTACAAACCAGAAGGAACAGAATGAGGTCAAACAAAATGAGTTATCCAAAAGCCGGCAAAGCACACAGAGACCTGTGCATAAGAGAACTTCCACTGTCAGCAACAAAAGCGTGCTCAAGCAGAACAACCAGAAGCAGAACTGTTTATCTAATAAAGATAGAATGACTTCAAAGAATGTGGTCTCTAATCAACCTACAAGAAAATTGAGGCCAACTAATGGGTCTAGTCGGCCAAATAGGACTGTAAATAAGGTTCTTGTAAATTCCGATACTGGATCCAGAAAGATGGGCTCAATGGAAAGTGCTACCGGAAAGGAGTTCTCATTCTCTACAGTTAAGGATGTCTCCGGGAAGATAAGGTCTGCTAGTCAGGACTTTCATTTAGAAGAAATTGTTGCTGATAATGGGTTGATCGGTAAACATGAAAGGTCTGTAAAATGTAATGTTGCAACGGAGGGGTACACCAATTTGTGCACGGATAATAGAAAACAAGACATGGATGTTGTCTCATTTACATTCACGTCGCCCCTGAAAAAATCCATTTCTGAATTGCAGTCGGATGGTCAAGTTGTCAGTATGAGTGATAGATTTTGTATTGATTCATTTAGTAACAATGATCAGCTCTACCCAAAGCATTTTACATTTGCTTCACCTGGGTTGAATGTGATTGGTGGTGATGCTTTGAGTGTTCTTTTGGAACAAAAGCTTCAGGAATTGACATGCAAAGTTGAGTCATCTCAGCGTAACCTGTTCGGTGAAGGGACTTCTGCTAGTTCTTCGTCTAGCTTGCAAGATTTGGTTTCCAGTGAGGTAAGCACCGCATCAAGAGGCAAGAAGTTTGAACTTGGTTTGCTCAGAGATAATGTTGATGGCGCAGCGGACTTCGGTTCCTTATTGGCTAATGCAAACCAGAAGTTGCAG GGACCAGAAGGGACGGATGAACGCAGCAGTAGCAGCAAAAATAGTGTACCTGGAAAGGATTTTGATTATCAACTTGACCCAATTTCAGTTTTTGAACCCTCATTTGAGAGTGGAAGCTTCACAGATAACAGAAGCAGTGCCAATG GAAGTGAGAGTGAGAGGTGCTCATTTGCTCAAGCTCAAGATCAATTCAATTTATTCTCCTCATTTGAAATCCAACCATCATATAGTGTTTCCGAGTTATCTGACTTGGCCTCCACTTGGGAAGTGAGTGGAAAAAATACGAGTAGAGTATATGGTTTTCATTCTCCCAATCAATCATACGATTGGGAACTAGAATATGTTCAGTACATACTTAGCAAGGTGGACTTAGTGCTTGAAGATTTTGCATTGGGTGATATCGACCATGTAATTTCCCCGAATCTGTTTGATGTTTTACACTATCAAGAAGAGTATCCAAAGCTCCAGCAGAAGCTTTTGTTTGACAGTGTAAACGATAGCCTGCGCAACAGATGCAAACAAATTGTTGTTGGAAGCAGGAAAGCATGGGATCAATGGGAGACATTGTCGCAGAGGAAGGAATCGTTGGCTGATGAACTGTATAAAGAGATTTCGGTTTGGAGAAACATGGGGGACTTGATGGCCGATGAACTTGTCGACAAGGACATGAGCACTCAGCGGGGGAGATGGCTCGACTTTGAGATTGAAGCATTTGAGGAAGGTGTAGAGATTGAGAAGGGAATACTAAGTTCTTTAGTAGATGAATTAGTGTCTGATTTTCTGCTGTATTAG